The Tripterygium wilfordii isolate XIE 37 chromosome 17, ASM1340144v1, whole genome shotgun sequence genome has a window encoding:
- the LOC119982233 gene encoding histone H3-like centromeric protein HTR12 has product MARTKQVAPRRPKRRQSDRVASTAESTPPSAPPSGPGESSSKKRRNAPPATPTQRKPHRFKPGTVALQEIRRFQKSWKLLIPAAPFMRTVKEITTQFAPPEISRWTAEALVALQEAAEDFLVHLFEDGMLCAIHAKRVTLMKKDLELARRIGGKGQPW; this is encoded by the exons ATGGCGAGAACCAAACAAGTTGCCCCCAGGAGACCAAAACGAAGACAATCTG ATCGAGTGGCCTCCACTGCCGAATCAACTCCACCTTCTGCACCGCCTTCA GGGCCAGGAGAAAGTTCAAGCAAAAAGAGAAGGAATGCTCCACCAG CTACCCCAACTCAGAGGAAGCCTCATCGCTTCAAGCCTGGTACAGTTGCTCTTCAAGAAATTCGGCGTTTCCAGAAGAGTTGGAAGTTGCTCATCCCAGCTGCTCCTTTCATGAGAACT GTCAAGGAAATCACCACTCAATTTGCTCCTCCAGAAATCAGCCGCTGGACAGCTGAAGCTTTAGTAGCACTGCAAGAG GCTGCAGAGGATTTCTTGGTTCATTTGTTCGAAGATGGAATGCTATGTGCGATTCATGCCAAGAGAGTTACGCTGA TGAAAAAGGATTTGGAATTGGCTCGTCGTATTGGAGGGAAGGGGCAGCCTTGGTGA
- the LOC119982993 gene encoding hydroquinone glucosyltransferase, with protein sequence MEHHIAILPTPGMGHLIPLVELAKRLLIHQFSITFIVPTDAPPSKAQIAVLNSLHNNKINHIFLPPPSLDDFPQDAKAEVRIALIVARSLPSLREALKPIAATKRLVALVVDLFGTDAFDVAREFNVAPYIFYPSTAMALSFFLHLPKLDATVSCEYRDLPEPIEIPGCVPVQGRDLLDPVQDRKNDAYKWVLHHVKRYRLAEGIMINSFDELEGRALKSLQKFEPGKPPVYPVGPLVNIGGSSGGLEKEECLKWLDNQPLGSVLYVSFGSGGTLSFDQITELALGLETSEQRFLWVMRSPNVVSNATFFTVESQKDPLDFLPEGFLDRTRGRGLVVSSWAPQAQVLSHSSVGGFLTHCGWNSTLESVVNGVPLIAWPLYAEQKMNAVMLTEDIKVALRPKTRPEDGVIGRDEIAKVVRDLMEGEEGKKVRSRMKELKEAAAKVVSEDGSSTKALSEVANQWKKQ encoded by the coding sequence ATGGAACACCATATAGCCATTCTTCCTACTCCAGGAATGGGTCACCTAATCCCTCTCGTGGAGCTAGCCAAACGACTCCTAATCCACCAATTCTCAATCACCTTCATCGTCCCCACCGATGCTCCTCCCTCCAAAGCCCAAATAGCcgttctcaactccctccataacaACAAAATTAACCACATCTTCCTCCCTCCGCCCTCTCTCGACGACTTTCCTCAGGACGCCAAAGCTGAAGTAAGGATTGCGTTGATCGTTGCACGCTCTCTTCCTTCTCTGCGCGAGGCCTTGAAGCCGATTGCGGCAACGAAAAGGCTTGTGGCGTTGGTTGTGGATCTTTTTGGTACGGACGCATTCGATGTTGCTAGGGAATTTAATGTCGCTCCGTACATTTTCTATCCATCGACGGCTAtggctctttctttctttcttcatttgccGAAATTGGATGCAACGGTTTCGTGTGAGTATAGAGATTTGCCCGAACCGATTGAAATACCCGGGTGTGTGCCGGTTCAAGGGAGGGATTTGTTGGACCCGGTTCAGGATCGGAAGAATGATGCGTACAAATGGGTTCTCCACCATGTAAAAAGGTATAGATTGGCGGAGGGTATTATGATAAATAGCTTCGACGAATTGGAAGGTAGAGCTTTAAAATCTTTACAGAAGTTTGAACCGGGTAAGCCGCCGGTATACCCAGTTGGACCACTTGTGAATATAGGCGGGTCGAGTGGCGGGTTGGAGAAGGAGGAGTGTTTGAAATGGTTGGATAATCAGCCACTTGGGTCTGTCTTATATGTTTCTTTCGGTAGCGGTGGCACCCTTTCATTTGATCAGATCACAGAATTGGCTCTAGGATTGGAAACCAGCGAGCAAAGATTTTTATGGGTGATGAGAAGTCCAAATGTGGTTTCCAACGCTACATTTTTCACCGTCGAAAGCCAGAAAGACCCTCTTGATTTTTTGCCAGAAGGGTTTTTGGATAGGACAAGAGGTCGAGGTCTAGTGGTCTCATCCTGGGCCCCTCAGGCCCAGGTGTTGAGCCACAGTTCGGTAGGAGGGTTCTTGACTCATTGTGGTTGGAATTCGACGCTAGAGAGTGTTGTCAACGGCGTGCCGTTAATTGCTTGGCCACTCTATGCGGAGCAGAAAATGAACGCCGTGATGTTAACAGAGGACATAAAAGTGGCATTGAGACCCAAAACTAGACCTGAAGATGGAGTAATTGGAAGAGATGAGATTGCAAAGGTTGTCAGAGATCTAATGGAAGGTGAAGAGGGTAAAAAGGTTAGAAGTCGAATGAAGGAGCTGAAGGAGGCTGCTGCTAAGGTTGTTAGTGAAGATGGGTCTTCCACAAAGGCACTCTCTGAAGTGGCTAACCAGTGGAAGAAACAATGA
- the LOC119981777 gene encoding glyoxylate/hydroxypyruvate reductase HPR3-like, producing MASHEDHQSRDSPKVLLFKPPPSMNLIGEQPFTSTKFQYLKAYESPLPLDQFLATHAKSIQAILSSGSVPVNTEILRQLPNVRVVVTTSAGLNQIDLPECRRRGVIVANSGDVYSADVADAAVGLLISVLRKITVAGRYVKQGFWAARGDYPLGSKLGGKRVGIVGLGNIGSLVAKRLEAFGCQISYNSRNKKPSVSYPFYPEVRELAANSDAIIVCCGLTDQTYHMIDKEVLAALGKNGVIVNIGRGPIIDEKEMVRLLVQGELGGAGLDVFENEPDVPKELFALDNVVMTPHNAVFTPESMHDVAKHVVGNLEAFFANRPLLSPYMDD from the exons ATGGCTTCTCATGAAGACCATCAATCTCGAGATTCCCCAAAAGTGCTGCTTTTCAAGCCACCTCCATCCATGAATCTCATCGGTGAACAACCATTTACCTCCACCAAGTTCCAGTATTTGAAGGCCTACGAGTCACCCCTACCTCTCGATCAGTTCTTGGCCACTCACGCAAAGTCGATCCAGGCAATCCTCTCCTCCGGCAGCGTGCCTGTCAACACGGAGATCCTCCGCCAGCTCCCTAATGTGCGTGTGGTCGTCACCACCAGCGCCGGCCTAAACCAGATCGACCTGCCCGAGTGTCGCCGCCGTGGGGTTATTGTCGCCAATTCCGGCGATGTTTATTCAGCTGACGTGGCGGACGCGGCGGTGGGTTTGCTGATTTCTGTGTTGAGGAAAATCACTGTTGCTGGTCGGTATGTGAAGCAAGGGTTTTGGGCTGCCAGAGGAGATTATCCTCTTGGTTCTAAG TTGGGAGGCAAGCGAGTTGGGATTGTCGGACTAGGAAACATTGGATCTCTGGTTGCTAAAAGGCTTGAAGCTTTTGGATGCCAAATATCCTACAACTCCAGGAATAAAAAGCCATCTGTCTCCTACCCCTTTTATCCAGAAGTACGGGAACTTGCAGCTAATAGCGATGCCATTATTGTTTGCTGTGGATTGACTGATCAAACTTATCACATGATTGATAAGGAAGTATTAGCCGCTCTGGGGAAGAATGGAGTAATCGTTAATATTGGTCGTGGTCCTATAATTGATGAGAAGGAAATGGTGCGGCTTTTGGTGCAAGGAGAGCTTGGAGGTGCTGGTTTGGATGTGTTTGAGAATGAGCCTGATGTTCCTAAGGAGCTCTTTGCATTGGACAATGTCGTGATGACACCACATAATGCAGTATTTACACCGGAATCTATGCACGATGTAGCGAAACATGTGGTGGGGAATTTGGAGGCTTTCTTTGCAAATAGACCATTACTTTCTCCATACATGGATGACTGA
- the LOC119982635 gene encoding xyloglucan endotransglucosylase/hydrolase protein 22-like, producing the protein MSTVQFLLALFLSWFMATSKANFYDDIQVTWGDQRGKILEGGQLLTLSLDKYSGSGFQSKNEYLFGRIDMQIKLVPGNSADTVTTFYLSSQGPNHDEIDFEFLGNVSGDPYILHTNVFSQGKGNREQQFYLWFDPTNTFHTYSIVWNRQRIIFLVDDIPIRVFNNMESNGVPFPSNQPMRLYSSLWNADDWATRGGLVKTDWTNAPFTASYRNYKANACVWSQSSSSCASKSSNGLQDSAWQEQGLDSKGRNRLRWVQQKYMIYNYCTDFKRFSQGLPTECKRSRFL; encoded by the exons ATGTCAACTGTTCAATTTTTGCTTGCTCTGTTCCTAAGTTGGTTCATGGCAACTTCCAAGGCCAATTTCTACGACGACATCCAAGTAACGTGGGGCGATCAACGTGGGAAGATACTCGAAGGAGGACAGCTTCTCACACTCTCTCTTGACAAGTATTCAGGTTCTGGTTTCCAATCCAAGAACGAGTACCTATTCGGAAGGATCGATATGCAAATCAAGCTTGTTCCTGGCAACTCTGCTGACACTGTCACCACATTTTAT TTATCTTCTCAAGGACCTAACCATGATGAGATCGACTTTGAGTTCTTGGGCAACGTATCAGGAGATCCATACATACTTCATACCAATGTCTTCTCTCAGGGGAAAGGCAACAGAGAACAACAATTCTACCTTTGGTTTGATCCCACAAATACCTTCCACACCTACTCCATTGTTTGGAATCGCCAACGCATCAT TTTCTTGGTCGATGACATTCCGATAAGAGTGTTCAACAATATGGAATCGAATGGAGTTCCATTCCCAAGCAACCAACCAATGAGGCTTTACTCAAGTCTCTGGAATGCAGATGACTGGGCAACCAGGGGAGGCCTAGTAAAGACAGACTGGACCAATGCTCCTTTCACTGCTTCTTACAGAAATTACAAGGCCAACGCTTGTGTTTGGTCACAATCTAGTTCTTCTTGCGCCTCCAAATCCTCAAATGGCTTGCAAGACAGTGCATGGCAAGAACAGGGGCTTGATTCCAAGGGCAGAAACAGACTTAGATGGGTGCAGCAGAAATACATGATATACAACTACTGCACTGACTTCAAACGCTTCTCTCAAGGCCTCCCAACTGAATGCAAGCGATCAAGATTTCTCTAG